From a single Shewanella denitrificans OS217 genomic region:
- a CDS encoding ISAs1-like element ISSde9 family transposase has protein sequence MYIESFKQHFSAIDDHRQSAKVTYPLFDVLFGSLCAVIASSNGWFEIREYILGHHSWFKKQKMFIDGIPADDTIARIVSMIDPDSFNACFLAWMKSVHQLTNGEVIAIDGKTLRGSYNRDDRSSTIHMISAYASANKLVLGQLKAEQKSNEITAIPTLLKMLDLRGALVTIDAMGCQTAIATTIIDKGGDYLLAVKNNQGNLAKAVNKAFSPHRSAGLSDDHVNIEKSHGRIENRTCYVLSSAALDGDFTHWEALKSIVMVESFRAVKGKTASLEYRYYISSKVLSAEQALSATREHWGIESMHWVLDVSMNEDECQIYKNNGAENLAYLRHMSLNMLQKEPTKLSIVGKRKRCLMNPAFLEKVLIAGLCAPTK, from the coding sequence ATGTATATCGAATCATTCAAGCAGCATTTTAGTGCCATTGACGACCATCGCCAAAGTGCAAAAGTTACCTATCCCCTGTTCGATGTACTGTTCGGTTCGCTGTGCGCTGTTATTGCGAGTTCCAATGGCTGGTTCGAGATCCGAGAATACATTCTTGGTCACCATTCTTGGTTCAAAAAACAAAAAATGTTCATCGATGGGATCCCTGCTGACGATACCATTGCCAGGATAGTTTCTATGATTGATCCTGATAGCTTTAATGCCTGTTTTCTTGCATGGATGAAGTCAGTTCACCAGCTGACTAATGGAGAAGTCATTGCGATTGATGGAAAGACGCTACGTGGTTCATATAATCGTGATGATCGAAGCAGCACTATCCACATGATAAGTGCCTATGCTTCAGCGAATAAGCTGGTACTGGGTCAATTAAAAGCAGAGCAAAAAAGTAATGAAATCACAGCCATTCCAACCCTATTAAAAATGCTAGACCTGCGCGGAGCGCTAGTGACAATCGATGCTATGGGCTGTCAAACGGCTATTGCTACAACGATTATCGACAAAGGTGGTGACTACCTACTGGCGGTAAAAAACAATCAAGGCAACTTAGCTAAAGCGGTAAATAAAGCCTTTAGTCCGCATCGTTCAGCTGGCTTAAGTGATGACCATGTCAATATAGAAAAAAGCCATGGTCGTATTGAAAACCGAACCTGCTATGTGCTGAGTTCTGCTGCACTTGACGGTGATTTTACACATTGGGAAGCACTCAAATCCATCGTTATGGTTGAAAGCTTTAGGGCTGTTAAAGGTAAGACGGCGAGCCTTGAATATCGTTACTATATCAGTTCGAAAGTGTTATCAGCAGAGCAAGCCTTAAGTGCGACTCGCGAACATTGGGGGATCGAGTCAATGCACTGGGTCTTGGATGTCAGCATGAACGAAGATGAATGCCAGATCTACAAAAATAACGGCGCTGAAAATCTCGCTTACTTAAGGCACATGTCGCTAAACATGCTGCAAAAAGAACCGACAAAGCTCAGTATTGTTGGTAAACGAAAGCGTTGTTTAATGAATCCAGCATTTCTGGAGAAGGTGTTAATCGCTGGATTATGCGCACCGACTAAATAA
- a CDS encoding IS3-like element ISSde8 family transposase (programmed frameshift), producing the protein MTRKSAVHISPLQKLEYAKLMVEQGYTNKQIEDMSGAGKSAVSRWKVQYQAELAGETPENAKALTEDQRRIQLLEAQLKQAMRDNDNLKKGCSFLHSRQSKLKMMREVKKANPEFKVNELCRAFEISCSSFYYKPIPLSIKKQSVMQLVEEVFTDSYSTYGKRRIQAELLDLDCRVGVYAISTVMKNLGLRAIRPKKKHYYPNQGEEQVYAPNLLRRQFNPTTYNTHWVGDITYIKSHQGWSYLACVLDLGTKEIVGYALSSQPNAALATAALNNAIQRKRPNTQALMFHSDQGCQYSAKVFRERLKHLGIEQSMSRRGNCWDNAVMERFFRSLKTERLNHLAFINHSAVVSVVEQYIQFYNYKRRHSAIDYKTPHQKYNELKKAA; encoded by the exons ATGACCAGAAAAAGCGCAGTCCATATCAGCCCTCTTCAAAAATTAGAATATGCCAAGCTGATGGTCGAACAGGGTTACACCAACAAGCAAATTGAAGATATGTCAGGTGCCGGTAAATCTGCGGTGTCTAGATGGAAAGTGCAGTATCAAGCTGAATTAGCCGGTGAAACCCCAGAAAATGCCAAAGCATTAACTGAAGACCAACGAAGAATACAGCTTCTAGAAGCCCAACTAAAACAAGCCATGAGGGATAATGATA ATCTTAAAAAAGGCTGCAGCTTTCTTCATTCGAGACAATCAAAACTTAAAATGATGCGCGAAGTAAAGAAAGCAAACCCCGAGTTTAAAGTGAATGAGTTATGTCGCGCCTTCGAAATAAGTTGCAGTAGTTTCTATTACAAACCAATACCGTTAAGTATTAAGAAACAGTCAGTTATGCAGTTGGTTGAGGAAGTTTTCACTGATTCTTACTCTACTTATGGCAAACGAAGAATACAGGCTGAACTACTTGATTTAGATTGTAGAGTAGGTGTTTACGCTATTTCTACGGTCATGAAAAACTTGGGGCTAAGGGCGATTAGGCCAAAGAAAAAGCATTACTATCCTAACCAAGGTGAGGAGCAAGTTTACGCCCCTAATTTGCTTAGACGACAGTTTAATCCTACGACTTATAATACTCACTGGGTTGGTGATATTACCTATATAAAATCACATCAAGGCTGGAGTTATTTAGCCTGTGTGCTTGATTTAGGAACCAAAGAGATCGTTGGATATGCTTTATCAAGTCAACCCAATGCAGCATTAGCGACAGCGGCCTTAAATAACGCGATACAACGTAAGAGGCCCAATACACAGGCATTGATGTTTCACTCCGACCAGGGCTGTCAGTACTCAGCCAAAGTGTTTAGAGAGCGGCTAAAACACTTAGGTATCGAGCAAAGCATGAGTCGTAGAGGCAATTGCTGGGATAATGCGGTGATGGAACGATTTTTTAGGAGTTTAAAGACTGAAAGATTAAACCATTTAGCATTTATAAATCACAGCGCAGTAGTGAGCGTGGTTGAGCAATATATTCAGTTCTACAATTACAAACGCAGACATTCGGCAATAGATTATAAGACGCCACATCAAAAATATAATGAGTTAAAAAAAGCGGCTTAA
- a CDS encoding Kiwa anti-phage protein KwaB-like domain-containing protein: MTLSLFALTSDPAKRIVKFNLSNDVQADLTTYLKDQESSFDLQQDEIVFDGKYKPDAGEVLCIENYDDIDNLESAIRNPTSLDLVDPSEDFFHYIKALFSGYILETGGVKVLLQNFDRRKIISTNGLSIFHSANVYKKIEGIGLTIDHKLTATLEEGKLKFFSFHNTRQIFDLSEYYKEATDDDVIEFSNMDLIKSADNSQLLEMSDSWVRRKISLIQQSGILQNVPINEMKAVATEFSIPFITITENGDELIKIPDNKSDLKKLLRFLDEDYYKSPLSKTNFITNSKRVLGN, translated from the coding sequence ATGACGCTTAGCCTTTTTGCATTAACCAGTGATCCAGCCAAAAGAATTGTTAAATTTAACCTTTCCAATGATGTGCAGGCCGACCTTACGACATACCTAAAAGACCAAGAATCCTCGTTTGACCTTCAGCAAGATGAAATTGTCTTTGATGGAAAATATAAGCCCGATGCAGGTGAAGTTCTTTGTATCGAGAATTATGACGACATTGATAATCTTGAAAGCGCCATAAGAAACCCTACTAGCTTGGATTTAGTTGATCCGAGTGAAGATTTTTTTCATTATATAAAGGCGTTATTTTCTGGGTATATACTGGAAACTGGTGGAGTTAAAGTACTACTTCAAAACTTCGACAGAAGAAAAATTATATCTACGAATGGGTTATCAATTTTTCACTCAGCTAATGTATATAAAAAAATAGAGGGTATTGGTCTTACCATCGACCACAAGCTAACCGCTACGCTAGAAGAAGGTAAATTAAAATTTTTTAGCTTCCATAATACCAGACAGATTTTTGATTTAAGTGAATATTACAAAGAAGCAACCGACGATGATGTGATTGAGTTTTCAAATATGGATTTGATAAAATCCGCAGATAATAGTCAACTCCTAGAAATGTCAGATTCATGGGTTAGGCGAAAGATATCACTCATTCAGCAAAGTGGTATTCTTCAAAATGTACCAATTAATGAAATGAAAGCTGTTGCTACAGAATTTAGCATTCCTTTTATTACCATTACCGAAAACGGCGATGAATTGATCAAAATCCCAGACAATAAGTCTGACCTCAAGAAGTTATTGCGTTTCCTAGATGAAGACTATTACAAATCTCCACTATCTAAAACAAACTTTATTACTAACTCTAAAAGAGTCCTTGGAAACTAA
- a CDS encoding DUF1697 domain-containing protein — MQTYIILLRGINVGGNNLVPMKALTQVLLDAGFCQIKTYIQTGNILLQSPHSSHESDGAQLEQDIAKLIHTHFGFTPDIMQLSLSEFSTAAANNPYQDKPGNTVHCYFCQQLPSPDEARLKELATSTEEYRIEGRVLYLHAPDGIGRSKLAANIEKCLKVPATARNLNTVNKLLDMVNT; from the coding sequence ATGCAAACCTATATCATCTTACTAAGAGGCATCAATGTCGGCGGCAATAATCTGGTGCCCATGAAGGCCCTGACCCAAGTGCTCTTGGACGCGGGCTTTTGCCAAATAAAGACTTACATTCAGACGGGCAATATTTTGCTGCAAAGCCCGCATTCATCCCATGAATCCGATGGCGCTCAACTTGAACAGGATATTGCCAAGCTTATTCACACACACTTTGGTTTTACGCCCGATATCATGCAACTAAGTTTGAGTGAATTTAGCACTGCGGCGGCCAACAATCCTTATCAAGATAAGCCAGGCAACACAGTGCATTGTTACTTCTGCCAGCAATTGCCAAGCCCTGATGAAGCGCGCCTTAAAGAACTTGCCACCAGCACAGAGGAATATCGCATCGAAGGCAGAGTCTTATACTTACACGCCCCCGATGGCATAGGTCGCTCTAAGCTGGCTGCCAATATAGAAAAGTGCTTAAAGGTCCCTGCCACTGCCAGAAACCTCAACACAGTCAATAAGCTACTGGATATGGTTAACACATAG
- a CDS encoding IS110-like element ISSde4 family transposase: MKITTVGLDIAKSVFHFVGVNKAGKLVKKKMIKRKDLLHFLAQIEPCLVVMEACGGANYWAREFEKVGHQVKLIAPQYVVPYRQGNKNDYNDALAIAEAAQRPNMRFVQPKPAEQQDIQMLHRMRERLSKQSTALVNQVRGMLAEYGIVITKGKASFRSKLPDILENADNELTAKGRSIFYQLYEEFNGIEERLKRCDNQVQQETKNNHVCQRLESVPGIGPVTATAFYAAVGEGKDFTNGRHFSAWCGLVPKQHSSGGKDNLLGISKRGNAYLRTLFIHGARAVLYHSDGKGDRFSRWAIALAERRGFNRACVAVANKLARIAWVIAAREDEYRMAV, encoded by the coding sequence ATGAAGATTACTACAGTTGGTTTAGATATCGCAAAGTCTGTTTTTCATTTTGTTGGTGTAAACAAAGCGGGAAAACTAGTCAAAAAGAAGATGATAAAGCGTAAAGACTTGCTCCACTTTCTTGCTCAGATAGAGCCCTGCCTGGTCGTCATGGAAGCCTGTGGTGGAGCAAATTACTGGGCAAGGGAATTTGAGAAAGTAGGCCATCAAGTCAAATTAATAGCACCTCAGTATGTTGTTCCCTACAGGCAGGGAAATAAAAATGACTATAACGATGCACTTGCTATAGCGGAAGCAGCCCAAAGACCTAACATGCGCTTTGTACAACCTAAGCCCGCAGAGCAACAAGATATTCAGATGTTACACCGAATGAGAGAAAGGCTTAGCAAGCAGTCTACTGCACTGGTTAATCAGGTCAGAGGAATGCTCGCTGAGTACGGGATTGTCATCACAAAAGGAAAAGCGTCTTTTAGGTCAAAACTGCCAGATATTCTAGAAAACGCCGACAATGAGTTAACCGCCAAAGGTAGAAGCATTTTCTATCAACTGTACGAAGAGTTTAACGGTATCGAGGAGCGGCTTAAACGCTGTGACAATCAGGTGCAGCAAGAGACGAAGAACAATCATGTATGTCAGCGTTTAGAAAGTGTACCAGGTATCGGTCCTGTAACAGCAACTGCATTTTATGCCGCAGTAGGAGAAGGCAAAGACTTTACTAATGGCAGGCATTTTTCTGCATGGTGCGGCCTAGTGCCAAAACAGCACAGCAGTGGCGGTAAAGATAATTTGCTGGGGATCAGTAAACGCGGCAATGCTTATCTTCGAACTTTATTTATCCATGGAGCAAGAGCTGTCCTTTACCATAGTGATGGTAAAGGAGATAGATTTAGTCGCTGGGCAATAGCACTTGCAGAAAGGCGAGGATTTAACAGAGCTTGCGTTGCAGTGGCTAACAAGCTAGCGCGAATAGCATGGGTCATTGCAGCAAGAGAGGATGAATATCGGATGGCAGTATAA